Within the Planctomycetota bacterium genome, the region GCAAGCCCAAGGGCATCCTTCACTCGACCGCCGGCTACCTGCTGCACGCGTACCTGACCTGCAAGTACGTCTTCGACATGAAGGACGAAGACGTCTACTGGTGCACGGCCGACGTCGGCTGGATCACCGGGCACACCTACATCACCTACGGCCCGCTGGCGATGGGGGCGACACAGCTGATGTACGAGGGCGCGCCGAACTTCCCGGACTTTGCCCGGTTCTGGCAGATGGTCGAGCGGCACCGCGTCACCGTCTTCTACACCGCGCCCACGGCCATCCGGGCATTCATGAAGGCCGGGCGCGACCTGCCCGACGCGAGCGACCTGTCGAGCCTGTCGCTGCTCGGAACGGTCGGCGAGCCGATCAACCCGGAGGCTTGGCGTTGGTACCACGAGGTCATCGGCGACGAGAACTGTCCGATCGTCGACACCTGGTGGCAGACCGAAACCGGCGGCCACATGATCTCGCCGCTGCCGGGTGCGACGCCCACCAAGCCGGGCCTGGCAACGCTGCCGGTCTTCGGAATCGACGCGGCCGTGGTCGATCGCGAAGGCAACGAGGTGCCACAGGGCGAGACGGGCCTGCTCGTCATCCGCAAGCCGTGGCCGAGCATGCTCCGCGGGATCCTGGGCGACGAGGAGCGGTACGTTAAGACTTACTGGTCCGACGTGAAGGGCATGTACTTCAGCGGCGACGGTGCCCGGCGCGACGAGAACGGCTACTTCGAAATCACCGGCCGAATGGATGACGTGCTGAACGTCTCCGGCCACCGGCTCGGCACGGCCGAGGTCGAAAGCGCGCTGGTCGCCCACGAAGCCGTCGCGGAAGCGGCGGTGGTCGGCATCAAGCACGAGGTCAAGGGCGAAGCCGTGGCGGCGTTCGTGATTCTCCGCACCGGGTTCGAGCCCGGCGAAGACCTGAAGCAGGCCCTCATCCAGCAAGTCACCAAGGAGATCGGCCCCTTCGCCCGGCCCGACGTCCTCAAGTTCGCCGACGGCCTGCCCAAGACGCGCTCCGGCAAGATCATGCGTCGCCTCCTCCGCGACGTCGCCGCCGGCAACGAGGTCAAGGGCGACGTGACGACGCTGGAGGACATGAGCATCGTCGCGAAGCTGCAGGAGG harbors:
- the acs gene encoding acetate--CoA ligase, with amino-acid sequence MEDTNLYPPSDLFRRQARVDSMEAYRREWTRSVEEPDAWWGEQADHLRWFKKWDTVQSGQVPHVKWFEGGHLNASVNCLDRIVDSGRGEKTAIIWEGEPVEDDGKSPPTPREIRKISYRQLMDDVCRFANGLKSLGVKRGDVVTIYMPMVPEAVVAMLACARIGAPHSVIFGGFSSAAIADRIADAKSKFVVTADGGWRRGKVVPLKANVDEAVRQSEGVEKVVVLRRCDNDITMADHDVWWHDVVADQPDRCEPASMDSEDLLFVLYTSGSTGKPKGILHSTAGYLLHAYLTCKYVFDMKDEDVYWCTADVGWITGHTYITYGPLAMGATQLMYEGAPNFPDFARFWQMVERHRVTVFYTAPTAIRAFMKAGRDLPDASDLSSLSLLGTVGEPINPEAWRWYHEVIGDENCPIVDTWWQTETGGHMISPLPGATPTKPGLATLPVFGIDAAVVDREGNEVPQGETGLLVIRKPWPSMLRGILGDEERYVKTYWSDVKGMYFSGDGARRDENGYFEITGRMDDVLNVSGHRLGTAEVESALVAHEAVAEAAVVGIKHEVKGEAVAAFVILRTGFEPGEDLKQALIQQVTKEIGPFARPDVLKFADGLPKTRSGKIMRRLLRDVAAGNEVKGDVTTLEDMSIVAKLQEA